A segment of the Aphelocoma coerulescens isolate FSJ_1873_10779 unplaced genomic scaffold, UR_Acoe_1.0 HiC_scaffold_325, whole genome shotgun sequence genome:
ggtttctgtggggttttggggtggttttgtgggattttggggtggttttgtggggtttgagagggtttctgtgggattttggggtggatttgtgggatttggggtagATTTATGGGATTTGAGAGGggtttggtgggattttggggtggatttgtgggatttgagggggtttggtgggatttggggtggtttctgtgggatttgagggggattttggggtggttttctgggattttggggtggtttttttgggatttggggtggttttgtggggttttggggtggttttgtggggttttggggtggttttgtgggatttggggtggttttgtgggatttgagggggatttttgtgggattttgggagcttttgtgggattttagggtggatttgtgggattttggggtggatttgtggGATTTGGAACAGAGATTTGTGGAATTCGAgggaattttgtgggatttggaggggttttttggtgggatttgggatggatttgtgggatttggggtggatttgggggatttggggggtcctgaccccCTGTTTTGACCCCCCCAGACCACCCTGGGCCCCCTTTTCCGGAATTCCCGGATGGTTCAGTTCCATTTCACCAACAAGGATCTGGAGTCGCTCAAGGGGCTCTACAGGATCATGGGCAACGGCTTCGtaaggaccccaaaatcatcttggggaccccaaaatcatccccagggaccccaaatcgtcctcagagaccccaaaatcatccccagggaccccaaaatcatcctcagagaccccaaatcatcctcaggaaccccaaaatcatccccagagaccccaaaatcatccccaggGACCCTAAATCAtcctcagagaccccaaaattgtacccagggaccccaaaatcatcctcagagaccccaaaatcatccccagagaccccaaaatcatccccagggaccccaaaattgtacccagggaccccaaaatcatcctcagagaccccaaaatcatccccagagaccccaaaatcatccccagggaccccaaaattgtacccagggaccccaaaatcattgTCAGAGACCCCAGAATCATCCTCAGGGATCCCAaaaacacccctgggaccccaaaaacaccctcagagacccccaaaattgcacccagggaccccaaacccatccaggaccccccaaaatcccccccagaccccccccaaattcagccAGGACCCTCCagacccacccaggaccccccaaagccccccccagaccccccaaacacatccaggaccccccaaaatcccctcaaacccatccaggaccccccaaaatcccccccagacccccccaaacccatccaggatgccccgaaatcccccccagactcccccaaacccatccaggaccccccaaaatcccctgaaaCCCATCTAAGACCCCCTAAAAGCCCCCCATACccatccaggacccccaaaatcccccgcagagccccccaaaccccatccaggaccccccaaacccatccaggaccccccaaaatcccctccagaccccccaaaacccatgcaggaccccctaaaatccccccaaacccattcaggacccccaaaatcccccccaggcccccccaaacccatccacaaccccccaaacccatgcaggaccccctaaaatccccccaaacccattcaggaccccccaaaatcccccccaggcccccccaaacccatgcaggaccccctaaaatccccccaaacccattcaggaccccccaaaatcccctccagaccccccaaaacccatgcaggaccccctaaaatccccccaaacccattcaggacccccaaaatcccccccaggcccccccaaacccatccacaaccccccaaacccatgcaggaccccctaaaatccccccaaacccattcaggaccccccaaaatcccccccaggcccccccaaacccattcaggaccccccaaaatcccccccaggcccccccaaacccacccaggacccccccaaaatccccccccggccctcccaaacccatccaggaccccccaaacccacccaggacccccccaaaatccccccccagacccccccaaaccccatccaggaccccccaaaaacccgaCGCCGTGGCCGTGTCCTTCCCAGGCGGGCTGCGTGCACTTCCCGCACACGGCCCCGTGCGAGGTGCGGGTGCTGATGCTGCTCTACTCGTCCAAGAAGAAAATCTTCATGGGGCTGATCCCCAACGACCAGAGCGGCTTCGTCAACGGCATCCGCCAGGTCATCACCAACCACAAGCAGGTGCAGCAGCACAAGATGGACCAGCAGCGAGgggtgagaccccaaaaacaccccaaaaacaccccaaaaacaccccaaaatcctacAGACCCCGTAAATCCCCTACAGACCCCATAGAGTCCCTACAGACCCCATAGAAACCCTCCAGGTCATCACCAACCACAAGCAGGTGCAGCAGCACAAGATGGACCAGCAGCGAGgggtgagaccccaaaaacaccccaaaaacatcccaaaatcctgcAAACCCCATAAATCCCCTACAGACCCCATAAATCCCCTATAGACCCCATAGAGTCCCTACAGACCCCATAGAAATCCTCCAGGTCATCGCCAACTGCACACAGGTGCAGCAGCACAAGATGGACGAGCAGCGAGgggtgagaccccaaaaacacctcagAATACCCTGAAAACATCCCAAAAACACTCCAGAAACATCCCAAAATCCTACAGACCCCGTAAATCCCCTACAGACCCCACAGAGTCCCTACAGACCCCATAGAAACCCTCCAGGTCATCACCAACTGCACACAGGTGCAGCAGCACAAGGTGGACCAGCAGTGAGgggtgagaccccaaaaacaccccaaaaacaccccaaaaacaccccaaaatcctacAGACCCAGTAAATCCCCTATAGACCCCATAGAGTCCCTACAGACCCCATAGAAACTCTCCAGGTCATCACCAACCACAAGCAGGTGCAGCAGCACAAGATGGACCAGCAGCGAGgggtgagacccccaaaaatatcccaaaaacaccccaaaatcttgCAAACCCCATAAATCCCCTACAGACCCCATAAATCCCCTATAGACCCCATAGAGTCCCTACAGACCCCATAGAAACCCTCCAGGTCATCACCAACCACAAGCAGGTGCAGCAGCCCAAGATGGACCAGCAGCGAGgggtgagaccccaaaaacaccccaaaaacacctcaaaaacacccccaaaacacctcagAATACCCcgaaaatatcccaaaaacaccccaaaaacaccccaaaatcctgcaaACCCTATAAATCCCCTACAGACCCCATAGAGTCCCTACAGACCCCATAGAAACCCTCCAGGTCATTGCCAACTGCACACAGGTGCAGCAGCACAAGATGGACCAGCAGCGAGgggtgagaccccaaaaacaccccaaaaacaccccaaaaacaccccaaaatcctacAGACCCCGTAAATCCCCTATAGACCCCATAGAGTCCCTACAGACCCCATAGAAACCCTCCAGGTCATCACCAACTGCACACAGGTGCAGCAGCACAAGGTGGACCAGCAGCGAGgggtgagaccccaaaaacaccccaaaaacaccccaaaaacaccccaaaatcctacAGACCCAGTAAATCCCCTATAGACCCCATAGAGTCCCTACAGACCCCATAGAAACTCTCCAGGTCATCACCAACTGCACACAGGTGCAGCAGCACAAGATGGACCAGCAGCGAGgggtgagaccccaaaaacaccccaaaagcaccccaaaatcctgcaaACCCCATAAATCCCCTACAGACCCCATAGAGTCCCTACAGACCCCATAGAAACTCTCCAGGTCATCACCAACCACAAGCAGGTGCAGCAGCACAAGGTGGACCAGCAGCGAGgggtgagaccccaaaaacatcccagaaacaccccaaaatcctgcaaACCCCATAAATCCCCTACAGACCCCATAGAGTCCCTACAGACCCCATAGAAACCCTCCAGGTCATCACCAACCACAAGCAGGTGCAGCAGCACAAGATGGACCAGCAGCGAGgggtgagaccccaaaaacaccccaaaaacaccccaaaaacaccccaaaatcctacAGACCCCATAAATCCCCTATAGACCCCATAGAGTCCCTACAGACCCCATAGAAACTCTCCAGGTCATCACCAACTGCACACAGGTGCAGCAGCACAAGGTGGACCAGCAGCGAGgggtgagaccccaaaaacatcccaaaaaacacccaaaatcctAGAGACCCCATAAATCCCCTACAGACCCCACAGAGTCCCTACAGACCCCATAGAAACCCTCCAGGTCATCACCAACCACAAGCAGGTGCAGCAGCACAAGGTGGACCAGCAGCGAGgggtgagaccccaaaaacaccccaaaaccacctcaaaaacatcccaaaatcctACAGATCCCATAAATCCCTTATGGACTCCACAGAGTCCCTACAGAATCCATACATCCCTTCCAGATCCCTTTCTGGGGGATCTTAGGGTGTCTTTTTtgccccccaaaacacccctaaCCTTTTTTGGGGTATCTTTGGTGCCCCCCAGCCCAtttctgggggggggttttggggtctctgctgcccccccagctccccaatttctctctctccacagttggggggctcagcccccgTCCCCGGGGCCCCCCCATTCCTGCCCAAGCAGCCGGGGACCCTCCCCGTGACCTCGGGGGTGCAGCCACAGgtaagggggaatttggggtggttttgtgggAAAAACCCCTGGACGGGGTTTTCACAGCTCTCACCTTTTTGTCTTCGCGTGtttcctctcttctttcttctcgTTTCCCGCTCTTTTCTCCCCTCgtgtttccctccctttcccctcacgtttccctcccattttccccctcacctttcccgcccttttctcccctcacgtttccccctcttttctcccctcacctttctccctcttttctccctcacctttccccctcttttctcccttttctcccctcacctttccctcccttttttctcccctcacgtttccctcccttttcccctcacgtttcccgctctttctcccctcacgtttccctccctttttttctcccctcacgtttgccgctcttttctcccctcacatttccctctcctttctcccctcatgttttccactttattttccttcacctttccctcccttttccccctcacctttcccgcccttttcccctcacctttccctcccttttctcccctcacctttccctcccttttcccctcacctttccctcccttttcccccctcacttttccctccttcttctcccctcacctttcccgctcttttccccctcacctttccctcccttttcccccctcacgtttcgatttgaggtggtttttgtgggatttggggcggatttgggggttttggggggtccctaaaGCCCCCCAGACCTCACATCGTGCTTCCCCTGCCAAAGGTGAGCCCAAGCCTGGCTCAGGTCGGCATCATGGAGGAGCAGCAGCGACAGCAGAGCCTGGtctgggggggcctggggggtctgggaggggttttggggggtctggggggaattttggggggtcctggatggatttggaggggactggggggcattttggggggtcctggatgggtttgggggggtctgggggggattttgggggtcctggatgggtttggaggggtctggggggaattttggggggtcctggatgggtttgggggagtctggggggcattttggggggtcctggatgggtttgggggggtctgggggggattttggggggtcctggatggatttggaggggactggggggcattttggggggtcctggatgggtttgggggggtctgggggggattttggggggtcctggatgggtttgggggggtctggggggaattttggggggtcctggatgggtttgggggggtctgggggggattttgaggggtcctggatgggtttggggggacatggggggggtcctggaggctttgggggtctggggggtcctgggtgggttcCGGAGGGGGTCCCTTGGTGGCTctggggggtgttggggggacCCTGgatgatttttgggggtgttttaggGGGTCTCGGATGGGTCTGGATGGTCTTGAGGGGACCctggctggatttgggggggagtGGGGGTCACAGAACATTTTGGGGGGAAGGCTCCCTTTgctctgtgggattttgggggggtccccaacacCCCCTTTTCCTGCACaccccctctctctccccccccccagttaCAGCTCCgggcgcagcagcagcagccgcagccccccccggccccctcggccgcccccgcgcccccccccggccccccaaaacccgggacccccccaggctGGGCCCCCCCAACCCACCCAAGCTGGGGGGGGGGCTCTGCTgcgcccccaaaaccccggggCCAACCCCCAACTGCGGAGCCTCCTGCTCAGCCAGCAGCCGGTGAgcgaccccaaaaacccccccgaaAAAACGGGGAGCCCCCAAAGTAGAGACTCCCCAAAAAAACGGGGAGCCCTCCCAAAATAGAGACTCCCCAAAAAACGGGGAGCCCCCAAAATAGAGACTCCCCAAAAAAACGGGGAGCCCTCCCAAAATAGAGACTCCCAAAAAACGGGGAGCCCTCCCAAAATAGAGACTCCCCAAAAAAAACGGGGAGCCCCCAAAATAGAGACTCCCCAAAAAAACGGGGagccctccccccaaaaaaaaagggactcCCCCAAAACAGggagcccccccaaaactcagGATCGGGGCTTCCCCTCAGgttaattttttggggggggggggggggttggagaACTCTGAggggccccaaaaatggggggaggggtggaatTTCTGGGGGGTtcttgggggaatttttggaggggggagggcTCTTAAAATTTTCGGGGGGACTTTCCAGGGGGttcttggggggatttgggaggggaattttttggggggaggggggttcttgggaaggtttggggggggtggatctaaaaatggggagggggagaggaaggaactgaggatttttggggctggggggtggggggggttccTGGTAAGGGAGGGgtcgtttttggggtgcccccctgaCTCTctggtgtcccccagccccaaggGGGGGTCCCGCCCCCGGCGCAGCCCCTGCAccacctgcagccccccccggggccccccccggcgcagcccctgctgccccctccccaccaggccttgggggcgggggggggggcagctGCCCCTCCTGCACCCCCCCCCGGGGCAGCCCTGGccggggcagctgggggggccCCGCGCCCCGATCCCAGGtgagtgaccccaaaaaccccccccagaacccccaaatccttctgggaaccccaaatcctcctgggaacccccaaatccttctgggaaccccaaaatcctcctgggaacccccaaaacacacctgggacccccccaaaacacacccaggaaccccaaaataaaTCCCCCTAgaatccccaaatccttctgggaaccccaaatcctcctgggaaccccaaaaaaccccccccagaacccccaaatccttctgggaaccccaaaatcctcctgggacccccccccaaacacaTTTGGTAACCCCAAAATAaatccccccagaacccccaaatccttctgggacccccaaaaccaccccagggaccccccaaaaccctcctggcacccccccaaaacacacccgggaaccccaaaataaacccctccagaacccccaaatccttctgggaaccccaaaaccaccccagggaCCATCCAAACtgcccctgggacccccaaaaccacccccaggTACCCCTGGAATgtccctgggatcccccaatttaccctgggaaccccaaaaccacaccaggacc
Coding sequences within it:
- the LOC138101530 gene encoding mediator of RNA polymerase II transcription subunit 25-like, which produces MDEQRGVITNCTQVQQHKVDQQPHRVPTDPIETLQVITNHKQVQQHKVDQQRGLGGSAPVPGAPPFLPKQPGTLPVTSGVQPQVSPSLAQVGIMEEQQRQQSLLQLRAQQQQPQPPPAPSAAPALGPPNPPKLGGGLCCAPKTPGPTPNCGASCSASSRPKGGSRPRRSPCTTCSPPRGPPRRSPCCPLPTRPWGRGGGQLPLLHPPPGQPWPGQLGGPRAPIPGQMLLPPGPRGPVPPGGLQPVQTPSVMEEDILMDLI
- the LOC138101529 gene encoding mediator of RNA polymerase II transcription subunit 25-like translates to TTLGPLFRNSRMVQFHFTNKDLESLKGLYRIMGNGFAGCVHFPHTAPCEVRVLMLLYSSKKKIFMGLIPNDQSGFVNGIRQVITNHKQVQQHKMDQQRGVRPQKHPKNTPKTPQNPTDPVNPLQTP